Proteins from a single region of Gossypium arboreum isolate Shixiya-1 chromosome 1, ASM2569848v2, whole genome shotgun sequence:
- the LOC128280747 gene encoding uncharacterized protein LOC128280747 has translation MQGGHVWCVKVLQEINKAKARANTMHTVCHDRDNLWFRVTEFDKPHQGITGGQYRVHLRNRTCDCGRFDALHYPCAHVIAACQNLRLDPMSYVDDMYKLEYMYNVWRHIFPPVPDEHKWPSVSLAPFKLLHDRELRRKPKGRPCSTRIRNNMDIRETTNQQKLCGWCRNPGHTSRSCPNRNS, from the coding sequence ATGCAGGGAGGCCATGTATGGTGCGTaaaggtattgcaagaaattaacaaggcgaaGGCACGGGCGAACACTATGCACACAGTGTGTCACGATCGAGACAACTTATGGTTTCGTGTGACAGAGTTTGACAAACCGCACCAAGGTATTACTGGCgggcaatatcgtgtacacttAAGAAATAGGACTTGCGATTGTGGGAGGTTTGACGCACTTCATTATCCATGCGCTCATGTAATTGCAGCTTGTCAAAATCTTCGTCTGGATCCCATGAGCTATGTCGACGACATGTACAAATTGGAATACATGTACAACGTGTGGAGACACATATTCCCACCGGTCCCAGATGAGCATAAATGGCCCTCTGTATCGCTTGCTCCGTTTAAGCTGTTACATGATAGAGAGTTGCGGCGTAAACCAAAGGGTCGACCTTGCTCGACTAGAATACGCAACAATATGGATATCCGAGAAACAACCAATCAACAGAAGTTATGtggatggtgtaggaacccaggcCATACAAGTAGATCATGTCCAAATCGTAATAGTTGA